One part of the Glycine soja cultivar W05 chromosome 11, ASM419377v2, whole genome shotgun sequence genome encodes these proteins:
- the LOC114377529 gene encoding probable prolyl 4-hydroxylase 9 codes for MKTKTVKGNRRMNKLDLPSVFLICIFFFLAGFSASSLFSHSQKHEYDLRLRPRPRPRARLLEKSTQEKTEYHLLKAGDSGDDYVTLIPFQVLSWYPRALYFPNFASAEQCESIIEMARGGLKSSTLALRKGETEESTKGIRTSSGVFMSASEDETGILDAIEEKIAKATKIPRTHGEAFNILRYEVGQKYNSHYDAFDEAEYGPLQSQRVASFLLYLTDVPEGGETMFPYENGFNRDGNVEDCIGLRVRPRKGDALLFYSLLPNGTIDQTSAHGSCPVIKGEKWVATKWIRNQVQDD; via the exons ATGAAAACCAAAACGGTTAAAGGAAATCGGAGGATGAACAAGCTCGACTTGCCTTCCGTTTTCCTTatttgcatcttcttcttcctcgctGGATTCTCTGCTTCCAGTCTCTTCTCTCACTCTCAG AAACATGAATATGACCTGAGGCTGAGACCGAGACCGAGACCGAGAGCGAGGTTACTTGAAAAATCGACGCAGGAGAAGACGGAGTATCATTTGTTGAAAGCCGGAGACTCCGGCGACGATTACGTTACATTGATTCCTTTTCAG GTTTTGAGTTGGTATCCTCGCGCTCTGTATTTTCCTAATTTTGCGAGTGCAGAACAATGTGAAAGCATAATTGAAATGGCAAGAGGAGGACTCAAGTCATCAACATTGGCATTACGCAAGGGAGAAACGGAGGAGAGTACAAAGGGAATCAGAACAAG CTCTGGTGTTTTTATGAGTGCTTCTGAGGATGAAACGGGGATTTTAGATGCCATTGAGGAGAAAATTGCGAAAGCAACAAAAATTCCAAGGACTCATGGAGAG GCATTTAATATTCTACGCTATGAGGTTGGACAAAAATACAATTCTCATTATGATGCATTTGATGAAGCAGAATATGGCCCACTGCAGAGCCAAAGG GTAGCTTCTTTTTTGCTGTATTTAACTGATGTTCCAGAAGGTGGGGAGACCATGTTTCCGTATGAG AATGGATTCAACAGGGACGGTAATGTCGAGGACTGTATTGGTTTAAGAGTAAGACCACGCAAGGGGGATGCGCTtctattttattcattattacCTAATGGTACTATTGATCAG ACATCAGCCCACGGAAGCTGCCCCGTCATAAAAGGAGAGAAGTGGGTGGCAACAAAGTGGATAAGGAATCAAGTGCAGGACGATTAG
- the LOC114376930 gene encoding protein CONSERVED IN THE GREEN LINEAGE AND DIATOMS 27, chloroplastic-like isoform X1, producing the protein MIRQNVYCSLIPSARQARPGNSYGSLIIHNHKASKFSHRISIKAKAIKDEMDGETSGSSGRSWDPGLEIEVPFEQRPVNEYSSLKDGILYSWGELGPGSFFLRLGSLWLAVFTVLGGPIAAASFNPSKEPLRFILAAGTGTLFIVSLIVLRIYLGWSYVGDRLLSAVIPYEESGWYDGQMWVKPPEILARDRLLGSYKVKPVVKLLKQTLVGTGALLVTGVMLFIFATPVENFFRTTFTKEEIKSTVQAPKVNTKLLRKEELLKLPVEVITDDDLAAAAAEAADGRPVYCRDRYYRALAGGQYCKWEDLLK; encoded by the exons ATGATTAGACAAAATGTCTACTGTTCACTAATTCCAAGTGCAAGACAAGCCAGACCAGGCAACAGTTATGGCTCATTGATCATCCATAATCACAAAGCTTCAAAATTTTCTCACCGGATTTCCATCAAGGCTAAGGCCATAAAAGATGAGATGGATGGAGAAACAAGCGGATCTTCAGGACGTAGCTGGGATCCTGGGTTGGAAATTGAAGTCCCTTTTGAGCAGAGGCCG GTGAATGAGTACTCATCTCTAAAGGATGGAATCTTGTATTCGTGGGGTGAACTGGGTCCGGGGTCGTTCTTCCTTCGCCTTGGAAGTCTCTGGCTGGCAGTATTTACAGTTCTTGGAGGACCAATTGCAGCTGCAAGCTTTAATCCTTCTAAA GAGCCTCTAAGATTTATACTAGCTGCTGGAACGGGAACTCTCTTCATTGTGTCTTTGATTGTCTTGAGGATTTATCTG GGTTGGAGTTATGTCGGTGACAGACTTCTATCAGCGGTCATCCCTTATGAAGAAAGCGGATGGTACGATGGACAGATGTGGGTCAAGCCACCCGAG ATCCTAGCTCGTGATAGATTGTTGGGCTCTTACAAG GTTAAACCAGTCGTTAAACTGCTGAAGCAAACTCTAGTTGGGACAGGAGCATTGCTTGTTACAGGAGTAATGCTATTTATCTTTGCTACACCAGTGGAGAATTTTTTTCGAACTACCTTTACCaaagaagaaattaaatcaACTGTTCAAGCTCCCAAGGTTAACACAAAGCTCCTAAG AAAAGAGGAGTTGCTTAAATTGCCAGTGGAGGTGATAACTGATGATGATCTAGCAGCAGCTGCTGCTGAGGCTGCTGATGGAAGACCTGTCTATTGTAGGGATAGGTATTATCGAGCATTAGCAGGAGGGCAGTACTGCAAATGGGAAGATCTGCTcaaataa
- the LOC114376930 gene encoding protein CONSERVED IN THE GREEN LINEAGE AND DIATOMS 27, chloroplastic-like isoform X2: protein MIRQNVYCSLIPSARQARPGNSYGSLIIHNHKASKFSHRISIKAKAIKDEMDGETSGSSGRSWDPGLEIEVPFEQRPVNEYSSLKDGILYSWGELGPGSFFLRLGSLWLAVFTVLGGPIAAASFNPSKGWSYVGDRLLSAVIPYEESGWYDGQMWVKPPEILARDRLLGSYKVKPVVKLLKQTLVGTGALLVTGVMLFIFATPVENFFRTTFTKEEIKSTVQAPKVNTKLLRKEELLKLPVEVITDDDLAAAAAEAADGRPVYCRDRYYRALAGGQYCKWEDLLK from the exons ATGATTAGACAAAATGTCTACTGTTCACTAATTCCAAGTGCAAGACAAGCCAGACCAGGCAACAGTTATGGCTCATTGATCATCCATAATCACAAAGCTTCAAAATTTTCTCACCGGATTTCCATCAAGGCTAAGGCCATAAAAGATGAGATGGATGGAGAAACAAGCGGATCTTCAGGACGTAGCTGGGATCCTGGGTTGGAAATTGAAGTCCCTTTTGAGCAGAGGCCG GTGAATGAGTACTCATCTCTAAAGGATGGAATCTTGTATTCGTGGGGTGAACTGGGTCCGGGGTCGTTCTTCCTTCGCCTTGGAAGTCTCTGGCTGGCAGTATTTACAGTTCTTGGAGGACCAATTGCAGCTGCAAGCTTTAATCCTTCTAAA GGTTGGAGTTATGTCGGTGACAGACTTCTATCAGCGGTCATCCCTTATGAAGAAAGCGGATGGTACGATGGACAGATGTGGGTCAAGCCACCCGAG ATCCTAGCTCGTGATAGATTGTTGGGCTCTTACAAG GTTAAACCAGTCGTTAAACTGCTGAAGCAAACTCTAGTTGGGACAGGAGCATTGCTTGTTACAGGAGTAATGCTATTTATCTTTGCTACACCAGTGGAGAATTTTTTTCGAACTACCTTTACCaaagaagaaattaaatcaACTGTTCAAGCTCCCAAGGTTAACACAAAGCTCCTAAG AAAAGAGGAGTTGCTTAAATTGCCAGTGGAGGTGATAACTGATGATGATCTAGCAGCAGCTGCTGCTGAGGCTGCTGATGGAAGACCTGTCTATTGTAGGGATAGGTATTATCGAGCATTAGCAGGAGGGCAGTACTGCAAATGGGAAGATCTGCTcaaataa
- the LOC114376929 gene encoding uncharacterized protein LOC114376929, translated as MVYLAVAGAGYSSVVGINNRRPEFFISIIPNGAIPTLYFVASLCRCCREHGFSSASESAWTDFPVENAYELLGVSETSSFDEIKASFRKLAKETHPDLAESKNDSTASRRFVQILAAYEILSDSQKRAHYDMYLLSQKKLMQRHPGQGSKLQIYKSQATAFKEMEVVEWLKWYRLTINNILAEKKMVVGTGYFDVFERDFYSAIYAAYYGPEIQSMELLPDCFEAEERSSYETPEVLHLVSGRDLFGMVCLANKVPEISITNNEKLTSFRSFHSGLCQSITDLNVHKNAKRSDDFETHRGHSSKTSSIVSDAYRHLELHISGRVIATASRALPRCCSDEMQTEDTEDHIHVFLNLYEDPKHISSDFWKDYLANGAVGRRIHLGTISGLGSSPDEGSCYVYNDKGTKTHVIMKHRTLMVKHMHWYEVSEKVSVCECRCTRARLPPSKFWLFEPRCGFHDIGGWYVETYGKDKNGRTMPSQRFWDGLDYSEQADRRLHPAMYLFALAYRTLDLEYAKASKKSFRNVVGAQMFRILHWCKKLVQ; from the exons ATGGTTTATCTCGCCGTCGCTGGTGCCGGATACAGCTCAGTCGTCGGAATCAATAATCGGAGGCCAGAATTTTTCATATCAATTATACCAAACGGCGCCATTCCAACGCTCTATTTCGTCGCATCTCTGTGTCGGTGCTGCAGAGAACATGGCTTCAGTAGCGCTTCCGAATCCGCTTGGACAGATTTTCCCGTAGAGAACGCGTATGAGCTGTTAGGAGTGTCCGAGACCAGCTCCTTTGACGAGATTAAAGCGTCGTTTCGAAAATTGGCCAAAGAGACTCACCCGGACCTAGCTGAGTCAAAGAACGATTCCACTGCGTCTCGACGATTTGTACAAATTCTGGCTGCCTATGAG ATTCTTTCAGATTCTCAAAAGAGAGCCCATTATGACATGTACCTGTTGTCTCAGAAAAAACTTATGCAAAGGCATCCTGGACAGGGTTCAAAATTGCAAATTTACAAATCACAGGCTACTGCGTTCAAGGAGATGGAAGTTGTTGAATGGTTAAAATGGTACAGATtaactataaataatattttggcaGAAAAGAAGATGGTAGTTGGAACTGGCTATTTTGATGTATTTGAGAGAGATTTTTATTCAGCTATTTATGCAGCATACTATGGTCCTGAAATTCAGTCCATGGAGCTTCTTCCTGACTGCTTTGAGGCTGAGGAGAGGTCCTCTTATGAAACTCCTGAGGTTTTGCACTTAGTTTCAGGACGTGATCTTTTCGGAATGGTTTGCCTAGCTAACAAGGTTCCAGAGATATCAATTACTAACAATGAGAAGTTAACATCTTTTAGATCCTTCCATTCAGGCCTGTGTCAATCTATAACAGATTTGAACGTCCACAAGAATGCAAAAAGATCAGATGATTTTGAAACTCACCGAGGTCACAGCTCTAAAACTTCAAGTATTGTATCAGATGCATATAGACATCTAGAATTGCACATCTCTGGAAGAGTGATTGCTACAGCATCTAGGGCCCTACCCAGATGCTGTTCTGATGAGATGCAGACAGAAGATACTGAAGATCATATTCATGTGTTCCTTAATTTATATGAAGATCCCAAACATATCAGCAGTGATTTTTGGAAAGATTACCTTGCAAATGGTGCAGTTGGAAGAAGAATTCACTTGGGAACCATATCTGGACTTGGGAGCAGTCCAGATGAAGGTTCTTGCTATGTCTACAATGACAAGGGTACAAAGACCCATGTGATTATGAAGCATAGAACATTGATG GTGAAGCATATGCATTGGTATGAAGTGAGTGAGAAAGTTTCAGTTTGTGAATGTAGATGCACTAGAGCACGCTTACCACCAAGCAA ATTTTGGCTATTTGAGCCTCGTTGTGGCTTCCATGACATAGGGGGTTGGTACGTTGAAACATATGGCAAAGATAAGAATGGTCGTACAATGCCATCACAAAGGTTCTGGGATGGCTTGGACTATAGTGAGCAAGCTGACAG AAGACTTCATCCAGCAATGTATCTGTTTGCTCTTGCATATCGGACACTTGATCTTGAATATGCCAAAGCAAGCAAGAAATCATTTAGGAATGTTGTTGGAGCACAAATGTTCCGAATTCTTCATTGGTGCAAGAAACTTGTTCAATAG